In Lacibacter sp. H375, one DNA window encodes the following:
- a CDS encoding prolipoprotein diacylglyceryl transferase, protein MYPNLYYFLKDVFGVEWEGARFLNSFGFFVALAFIAGAIVLTKGLQRKEKQGFLFPKEEKRMFGQPATTTELLLNALLGFLMGYKIIGAFMNAGEGVNPQDYIFSSEGSWGAGIALALLFAWLKWYEKNKQKAAKPEERKVRVWPHERVGDITVMAAIFGFAGAKVFHNLENWDEFVADPIGSLVSFSGLTFYGGLICAAIAIIVYAKRKGISIRHLADTMGPTLMLAYAIGRIGCQVAGDGDWGVPNAAYVTDSTATVQLAKPGEFQTAVQNNTAYIHQEFGRDFKVEKVPSASFKAPSFLPVWMVAYTYPHNVNSMGVKLPGCDQPEHCNYLPLPVFPTPFYETVMCLLLFGILMFVRDRIKLAGGLFCLYLVLNGLERFFIEKIRVNTKYEDLPFQPTQAELISLSLVILGIVLYFVAKRKAQQSK, encoded by the coding sequence ATGTATCCTAATCTATATTATTTCTTAAAAGACGTATTTGGTGTTGAATGGGAAGGGGCGAGGTTTCTCAATTCATTTGGCTTCTTTGTTGCACTTGCTTTTATAGCTGGTGCTATTGTTTTAACAAAAGGTCTTCAACGAAAAGAGAAACAAGGCTTTTTATTTCCAAAGGAAGAAAAGCGCATGTTCGGTCAACCCGCCACAACAACTGAATTGCTGTTGAATGCTTTGCTGGGTTTTTTAATGGGCTACAAGATCATTGGTGCATTTATGAATGCTGGAGAAGGAGTAAATCCACAGGATTATATTTTTTCTTCAGAAGGCAGCTGGGGTGCAGGTATTGCTCTGGCTTTGCTTTTTGCCTGGTTAAAGTGGTACGAAAAGAATAAACAAAAAGCTGCAAAGCCCGAAGAAAGAAAAGTACGTGTTTGGCCGCATGAGCGGGTGGGAGATATCACGGTCATGGCCGCCATTTTCGGGTTTGCCGGTGCCAAAGTATTTCACAATCTTGAGAATTGGGATGAATTTGTAGCCGACCCTATTGGTTCATTAGTATCATTCAGCGGATTAACGTTTTATGGCGGTTTGATCTGCGCAGCTATTGCCATTATTGTATATGCAAAAAGAAAAGGGATATCCATCCGTCATTTAGCAGATACCATGGGGCCAACATTAATGTTGGCATATGCTATTGGCCGAATTGGTTGCCAGGTTGCCGGTGATGGAGATTGGGGTGTGCCTAATGCTGCCTATGTAACTGATTCAACGGCTACCGTTCAATTGGCCAAGCCGGGAGAATTTCAAACGGCGGTTCAAAATAATACAGCTTATATCCACCAGGAGTTTGGTCGTGATTTTAAAGTAGAAAAAGTACCATCGGCGAGTTTCAAAGCGCCATCATTCCTTCCGGTTTGGATGGTGGCTTATACCTATCCACATAATGTAAACAGCATGGGAGTAAAACTTCCCGGATGTGATCAGCCTGAGCATTGCAATTATCTTCCTTTGCCGGTTTTCCCGACCCCGTTTTATGAAACAGTCATGTGTCTGCTGCTTTTTGGTATTCTCATGTTTGTCCGTGATCGGATAAAGCTGGCCGGAGGACTGTTCTGTCTTTACCTTGTCTTGAATGGATTGGAGCGTTTCTTTATTGAAAAAATCAGGGTAAACACCAAGTATGAAGATCTTCCGTTTCAGCCAACCCAAGCCGAATTGATTTCATTGAGCCTGGTGATCTTAGGCATTGTTCTCTATTTTGTAGCAAAACGTAAGGCCCAACAATCTAAATAA
- a CDS encoding Smr/MutS family protein encodes MKFQIGDKVLLLHSNEEGEVVDIIDKKMVTVDVGGVQFPVYIDQIDFPYFKRFTEKKAPPPKQKKYVDDVKKEKVSAIKGYNVAEGVWISFLPVFDKDIFDDDVVEYFRIYLVNNTDTHFKFDYHLRYTGESEFNLRNEILPFNDFYIHDVEFEKLNDAPRFDFEFSLAVPDKKKADHFEASLKVKAKQLFQRIEEMLQKQEASFSYLLMETYPDKVHTDKVDLHKLSAAGFKVYDAGQARQHIPPSRSVVDLHIEKISSDWKHLSNFEILTAQLREFEKYYELAVLHMQPTLIIIHGVGEGKLRDEIHDILRLKSEVKSFVNQYHPLYGYGATEIYFQY; translated from the coding sequence ATGAAATTTCAGATTGGAGATAAGGTGTTGTTGCTGCATTCAAATGAAGAAGGAGAGGTGGTTGACATTATCGATAAAAAAATGGTGACGGTTGATGTTGGAGGTGTACAGTTTCCCGTGTATATCGATCAGATCGATTTTCCCTATTTCAAACGGTTTACTGAAAAGAAAGCTCCGCCACCGAAACAAAAGAAATATGTTGATGATGTAAAGAAAGAAAAGGTTAGTGCCATTAAAGGTTATAACGTTGCTGAAGGTGTATGGATATCTTTTCTGCCGGTGTTTGACAAAGATATTTTTGATGATGATGTGGTAGAATATTTCCGTATTTATCTCGTAAATAATACTGATACGCACTTTAAGTTCGATTATCATTTACGTTATACCGGTGAAAGTGAATTTAATCTACGGAATGAAATTCTTCCATTCAATGATTTTTACATTCATGATGTTGAGTTTGAAAAACTGAACGATGCACCCAGGTTTGATTTTGAATTTTCTTTAGCTGTACCAGATAAAAAGAAAGCCGATCATTTTGAAGCTTCACTTAAGGTCAAAGCAAAACAATTGTTCCAACGCATTGAAGAAATGCTGCAAAAACAGGAAGCGAGTTTCAGCTACCTGCTGATGGAAACCTATCCGGATAAAGTGCATACTGATAAAGTAGATCTGCATAAACTATCGGCGGCAGGTTTTAAAGTATATGATGCAGGCCAGGCCAGGCAACACATTCCGCCTTCACGTTCAGTTGTTGATCTGCATATTGAAAAGATCAGTAGCGATTGGAAACATCTCAGCAATTTTGAAATTCTTACGGCACAGTTACGTGAATTCGAAAAATATTATGAGCTGGCTGTCTTGCACATGCAACCAACGCTCATCATAATACATGGTGTGGGCGAAGGAAAGCTAAGAGATGAAATTCATGATATCCTTCGCCTTAAATCAGAAGTAAAATCATTCGTTAACCAATACCATCCGTTGTATGGGTATGGTGCAACAGAAATTTATTTTCAGTATTGA
- a CDS encoding DoxX family protein has translation MNFVQRMEKWGDTHHPKWIDFIRIVLGIILTLKGVQFINNMQPLVDLIADSGFLGSLSAGLLAHYVVFAHLLGGLMVAFGLLTRFACLVQIPVLLGAIIFVNISGGIFQPHSELWLSVLILILLVFFVVEGSGKLSVDEWMRKNPDEKPHRHKWG, from the coding sequence ATGAATTTCGTACAACGCATGGAGAAATGGGGCGATACACATCACCCCAAATGGATCGATTTCATCCGTATTGTTTTGGGAATCATCCTTACCTTAAAAGGTGTGCAGTTCATCAACAACATGCAACCACTCGTTGATCTGATAGCTGATAGTGGTTTTCTTGGATCTTTATCTGCAGGGCTTCTTGCACACTATGTAGTGTTTGCTCATTTACTGGGCGGCCTTATGGTAGCCTTTGGTTTACTTACTAGGTTTGCTTGTTTGGTGCAGATACCGGTTCTATTAGGCGCTATTATTTTCGTAAACATATCGGGCGGTATTTTTCAACCACATTCTGAGTTATGGTTATCTGTGCTCATCCTCATTCTGCTGGTGTTTTTTGTGGTAGAAGGCAGTGGAAAGCTGAGTGTTGATGAGTGGATGCGGAAAAATCCTGATGAGAAGCCTCACAGACATAAGTGGGGCTGA
- a CDS encoding methylglyoxal synthase yields MPTRKMKVRKRIALVAHDYKKTDLIDWAYFNRSALSKHDLYATGTTGKLLEEKLDQPVTKLLSGPLGGDQQIGALIAEGKIDVLIFFWDPMEAQPHDPDVKALLRLAVTWNIPTACDRATADFIFTSPLILDDYTIQLEDYSQYLKRKIK; encoded by the coding sequence ATGCCAACAAGAAAAATGAAAGTCCGCAAACGCATTGCGTTAGTGGCACATGATTATAAGAAAACCGATTTAATCGATTGGGCTTATTTCAATCGTTCCGCATTATCAAAACACGACCTGTACGCAACTGGCACCACCGGCAAATTGCTGGAGGAAAAACTCGACCAGCCGGTAACAAAACTTCTTAGTGGTCCGTTGGGTGGCGATCAACAGATTGGCGCCCTGATTGCTGAAGGTAAAATTGATGTACTCATTTTCTTTTGGGATCCAATGGAAGCTCAACCACATGATCCTGATGTAAAGGCATTGCTTCGTTTAGCAGTTACCTGGAATATTCCAACGGCCTGCGACCGTGCCACAGCCGATTTCATTTTTACATCACCTCTCATCCTCGATGATTATACTATCCAGCTGGAAGATTATAGTCAATATCTCAAGCGTAAGATTAAGTAA